In the Engystomops pustulosus chromosome 2, aEngPut4.maternal, whole genome shotgun sequence genome, one interval contains:
- the LOC140119848 gene encoding uncharacterized protein, with translation STRDPGEGQRADGGQDPGAHPGDDLLDNWRGDESTRGSHGRPPSSPCGEEEDNQSHLSTEEGNHGDKRQFSCPKCEKSFSQESNLLIHLQSHREGKVLSCSECEKNFTQKSDLDRHIRIHTVEKPFSCTECGKCFFSRSGLVQHRRSHTGEKPFVCGECGKCFVSRPRLVGHQRTHTGEKPFPCTECGKCLATKSNLLQHQRSHTGEKPFLCTECGNCFVSKSNLVKHQRSHTRDTPFACTECGKCFSLKSHLFKHQKIHRGEKPFSCNECGKCFKQKTQLLRHQKIHTGEKPFSCLECGKGFLLKADLFKHHRRHTGEKPFVCTECGRCLSSISSLVKHQRNHTGEKPFLCTECGTCFVSKSVLVRHQRIHTGEKPFLCTECGKSFATRSILVRHQKTHTRERPFLCPECGNSFASKSNLVAHQRSHIVETPFLCTVCAKYCASNEDLLQHQRTHRPKKPLTCTECGECFTWKFLFLKHQRMHRGEIPCPECGRWFRSESDLIRHQKTHTMKKPFSCQECGKCFRWKSEFNIHQRTHTGEKPFSCTVCGKCFARNEDLQRHQITHTGEKPFSCPECGKCFSWRSTLAIHRRTHTGEKPC, from the coding sequence gagatgaaagtacaagaggttcccatggacgtcccccctcatctccttgtggtgaagaagaagataatcagtcacatctttccacagaggagggaaatcatggagataagagGCAGTTTTCATGTCCGAAATGTGAGAAGTCTTTTAGTCAAGAATCAAATCTTCTCATTCATCTTCAAAGTCACCGAGAGGGAAAGGTTttatcatgttcagaatgtgagaaaAACTTTACCCAGAAATCAGATCTTGATCGGCATATAAGAATTCACACagtggagaagccattttcatgtactgaatgtgggaaatgttttttttcaagatCAGGTCTTGTTCAACAtcggagaagtcacacaggggagaaaccatttgtatgtggtgaatgtggaaaatgtttcgttTCAAGACCACGTCTTGTTgggcatcagagaactcacacaggagagaaaccattcccatgtactgaatgtgggaagtgtttgGCTACAAAATCGAATCTTCTTCAacaccagagaagtcacacaggagaaaaaccatttttatgtactgaatgtggaaattgttttgtttccaaatcaaatcttgttaaacatcagagaagtcacacaagaGATACACCATTCGCTtgcactgaatgtgggaaatgttttagtctgAAATCACATCTTTTtaaacatcagaaaattcacagaggggagaagccattttcatgtaatgaatgtggaaaatgttttaagcAGAAAACACAACTTTTGagacatcagaaaattcacacaggggagaagccattttcatgtttagaatgtgggaaaggtttttTATTAAAAGCGGATCTTTTTAAACATCACCGGCGTCACACAGGGGAAAAACCATTTgtgtgtactgaatgtgggagatGTTTAAGTTCAATTTCCAGTCTTGTTAAACATCAAAgaaatcacacaggagagaagccatttttatgtactgaatgtgggactTGTTTTGTTTCCAAGTCGgttcttgttagacatcagagaattcacacaggagagaaaccatttttatgtactgaatgcGGAAAAAGTTTTGCTACACGTTCCattcttgttagacatcagaaaactcacaccagAGAGAGACCATTTttatgtcctgaatgtgggaattCTTTCGCTTCAAAATCCAATCTTGTTGCACATCAGAGAAGCCACATAGTAGAAACAccatttttatgtactgtatgtgcaaAGTATTGTGCTTCGAATGAAGATCTTCTACAACACCAGAGAACCCACAGACCAAAGAAACCATtgacatgtactgaatgtggtgaATGTTTTACTTGgaaattcctttttttaaaacatCAAAGAATGCACAGAGGAGAGAttccatgtccagaatgtgggagaTGGTTTCGTAGTGAATCAGATTTGATTAGacatcagaaaactcacacaatgaagaagccattttcatgtcaagaatgtggaaaatgttttagatgGAAATCAGAATTTAatatacatcagagaactcacacaggggagaagccattttcatgtactgtctgtgggaaatgttttgctagAAATGAAGATCTTCAAAGACACCAAATAACTCACACAggtgagaaaccattttcatgtccagaatgtgggaaatgttttagttgGAGGTCAACTCTTGCCATACatcggagaactcacacaggagagaagccttgTTAA